One stretch of Clavibacter michiganensis DNA includes these proteins:
- a CDS encoding CarD family transcriptional regulator has translation MLFEVGETVVYPHHGAATIIEVKKRVIRGEEKLYLKLDVNQGGLQIEVPAENVDMVGVRDVIGREGVESVFAVLRAEFTEEPTNWSRRYKANLEKLASGDVLKVAEVVRDLWRRNQDRGLSAGEKSMLQKARGILVGELALAEKTDEEHASTLLDEVLAS, from the coding sequence ATGCTCTTCGAGGTCGGCGAGACCGTCGTGTACCCGCATCACGGTGCCGCGACCATCATCGAGGTGAAGAAGCGCGTCATCCGGGGCGAGGAGAAGCTGTACCTCAAGCTCGACGTCAACCAGGGCGGTCTGCAGATCGAGGTGCCCGCTGAGAACGTCGACATGGTCGGCGTCCGCGACGTCATCGGGCGCGAGGGCGTGGAGAGCGTCTTCGCGGTCCTGCGCGCCGAGTTCACCGAGGAGCCCACCAACTGGTCGCGCCGCTACAAGGCGAACCTCGAGAAGCTCGCGTCGGGCGACGTGCTGAAGGTGGCCGAGGTCGTGCGCGACCTGTGGCGCCGCAACCAGGACCGCGGCCTGTCCGCCGGCGAGAAGAGCATGCTGCAGAAGGCCCGCGGCATCCTCGTGGGCGAGCTCGCCCTCGCCGAGAAGACGGACGAGGAGCACGCGTCCACGCTGCTCGACGAGGTCCTCGCCTCCTGA
- a CDS encoding response regulator transcription factor, with protein MTRIMLVEDEASLSEPLAFLLQREGYEVDVVEDGPAAVAAFDKDGADLILLDLMLPGLPGTEVCREIRTRSAVPIIMLTAKDSEVDIVVGLELGADDYVTKPYSTRELLARIRAVLRRRVEVDDEPLNVLEVGSVRMDVERHTVEVDGREIAMPLKEFELLELLLRNAGRVLTRGQLIDRVWGSDYFGDTKTLDVHIKRIRSKIEREPSDPVLLVTVRGLGYRFEA; from the coding sequence GTGACACGCATCATGCTCGTCGAGGACGAGGCGTCGCTCAGCGAGCCGCTCGCCTTCCTGCTCCAGCGCGAGGGATACGAGGTGGACGTCGTCGAGGACGGCCCCGCCGCGGTGGCCGCGTTCGACAAGGACGGCGCCGACCTGATCCTGCTCGACCTCATGCTCCCCGGCCTCCCCGGCACCGAGGTGTGCCGGGAGATCCGCACGCGATCGGCCGTGCCGATCATCATGCTCACGGCCAAGGACTCCGAGGTGGACATCGTCGTGGGCCTCGAGCTCGGCGCCGACGACTACGTCACGAAGCCGTACTCGACGCGCGAGCTGCTGGCGCGGATCCGCGCGGTGCTGCGCCGCCGCGTGGAGGTGGACGACGAGCCGCTCAACGTGCTCGAGGTCGGCTCCGTGCGCATGGACGTCGAGCGGCACACCGTCGAGGTCGACGGCCGCGAGATCGCGATGCCGCTCAAGGAGTTCGAGCTGCTCGAGCTGCTGCTGCGCAACGCGGGGCGGGTGCTCACGCGCGGCCAGCTCATCGACCGGGTGTGGGGATCCGACTACTTCGGCGACACCAAGACCCTCGACGTGCACATCAAGCGGATCCGCTCCAAGATCGAGCGCGAGCCGTCCGACCCCGTGCTCCTCGTCACCGTCCGCGGGCTGGGCTACCGCTTCGAGGCGTAG
- a CDS encoding sensor histidine kinase, which yields MDTGALVLVCLLIGLAVGAGFVWLLNHAADRGDRAVEITNPVVPDGVDQVLEALESAGIVLDPSNNVMKASPGAISSGLVFHQALVHPELVSMVDRVRRSGEPLAEEVSLARGPFGAAEFQMHVRVARLGTRYVLLLAQDRTESHRLDQVRRDFVANISHELKTPIGAVGLLAEALDSCADDAVQVRRFAARLTTESARLARITQEIIELSRLEAANALEKAEPVDVDHVISVALDQVRLGAELRGIELARGKRSRSTVYGDEALLVVAVANLLSNAVNYSPDGSRVGIGVMVDDGAVEVVVTDQGIGIPEDEQSRIFERFFRVDQARARDTGGTGLGLSIVKHVVQNHGGDVRVWSRPGRGSTFTIRLPEASQTPALAGTDIGEPT from the coding sequence ATGGACACCGGTGCGTTGGTGCTCGTCTGCCTCCTCATCGGATTGGCGGTCGGCGCGGGATTCGTGTGGCTGCTGAACCACGCGGCGGACCGCGGCGACCGTGCCGTCGAGATCACGAACCCGGTCGTCCCCGACGGCGTCGACCAGGTGCTCGAGGCGCTCGAGTCCGCGGGCATCGTGCTGGACCCCTCCAACAACGTCATGAAGGCGTCGCCCGGCGCCATCTCCTCCGGCCTCGTCTTCCACCAGGCGCTCGTCCACCCCGAGCTCGTCTCGATGGTCGACCGCGTGCGTCGGTCCGGCGAGCCGCTGGCGGAGGAGGTGTCGCTCGCGCGCGGCCCGTTCGGCGCCGCCGAGTTCCAGATGCACGTGCGCGTCGCCCGCCTCGGCACCCGCTACGTGCTCCTCCTCGCGCAGGACCGCACCGAGTCCCACCGCCTCGACCAGGTGCGCCGCGACTTCGTCGCGAACATCAGCCACGAGCTGAAGACGCCCATCGGCGCGGTCGGGCTCCTCGCGGAGGCGCTCGACTCGTGCGCCGACGACGCCGTGCAGGTGCGGCGGTTCGCCGCACGGCTCACCACGGAGTCGGCCCGGCTCGCGCGCATCACGCAGGAGATCATCGAGCTCTCGCGGCTCGAGGCGGCCAACGCGCTGGAGAAGGCGGAGCCCGTCGACGTCGACCACGTGATCAGCGTCGCGCTCGACCAGGTGCGCCTCGGCGCGGAGCTCCGCGGCATCGAGCTCGCGCGCGGCAAGCGGTCGCGCTCCACCGTCTACGGCGACGAGGCGCTCCTCGTGGTCGCGGTCGCCAACCTCCTGAGCAACGCCGTGAACTACTCGCCCGACGGATCGCGCGTCGGGATCGGCGTCATGGTCGACGACGGCGCCGTCGAGGTCGTCGTCACCGACCAGGGCATCGGCATCCCCGAGGACGAGCAGAGCCGGATCTTCGAGCGCTTCTTCCGCGTCGACCAGGCCCGCGCCCGCGACACCGGCGGCACCGGCCTCGGGCTCAGCATCGTCAAGCACGTCGTGCAGAATCATGGCGGCGACGTGCGCGTCTGGTCCCGACCGGGCCGCGGCTCCACCTTCACCATCCGCCTCCCCGAGGCATCGCAGACGCCGGCGCTCGCCGGTACGGACATCGGAGAACCCACGTGA
- the phoU gene encoding phosphate signaling complex protein PhoU, whose amino-acid sequence MREVFQQELHEVQERLIEISALVAISIENATRAFNESNVSLAETVIEQDRRIDELATSLDELAINILARQQPVARDLRIVVSALRISASLERMGDLAEHIAQLSRYRFPDKVVPKSLRPTFLELGQLDVAIARKLTDLLTTEDPKLAEEIRNDDDRIDELHLSVFDKVLGETWKGAAVDTVDSTLASRYHERFADHAVSIAKTVQYLATGDWVQADA is encoded by the coding sequence ATGCGCGAAGTGTTCCAGCAGGAGCTCCACGAGGTCCAGGAGCGTCTCATCGAGATCTCCGCGCTCGTCGCCATCTCCATCGAGAACGCGACCCGCGCGTTCAACGAGTCGAACGTCAGCCTCGCCGAGACCGTCATCGAGCAGGACCGCCGCATCGACGAGCTCGCCACGAGCCTCGACGAGCTCGCGATCAACATCCTCGCCCGCCAGCAGCCGGTGGCGCGCGACCTCCGCATCGTCGTGAGCGCGCTCCGCATCAGCGCGTCCCTCGAGCGCATGGGCGACCTCGCCGAGCACATCGCCCAGCTGTCGCGCTACCGCTTCCCGGACAAGGTGGTCCCGAAGTCGCTGCGCCCCACCTTCCTCGAGCTCGGCCAGCTCGACGTGGCCATCGCCCGCAAGCTCACCGACCTCCTCACCACCGAGGACCCGAAGCTCGCCGAGGAGATCCGCAACGACGACGACCGCATCGACGAGCTGCACCTCAGCGTCTTCGACAAGGTGCTCGGCGAGACCTGGAAGGGCGCGGCCGTCGACACGGTCGACTCCACGCTCGCCAGCCGCTACCACGAGCGCTTCGCCGACCACGCGGTGTCCATCGCGAAGACCGTGCAGTACCTCGCGACCGGCGACTGGGTGCAGGCCGACGCCTGA
- a CDS encoding phosphoglyceromutase, whose protein sequence is MAEPRTLVLLRHGNSDWNQKNLFTGWVDVELSEQGVAEGQRAGELLAESGILPDVLHTSVLIRAIDTANIALKRAGRSWIPVQRTWRLNERHYGALQGKDKAQTLAEYGPEQFATWRRSFDVPPPPIADDDEYSQSRDPRYADLGDALPRTECLKDVIERMLPYWESDIQPDLASGRTVLVTAHGNSLRALVKHLDGISDADIAELNIPTGIPLVYRLDEDFRPIVPGGEYLDPEAAAAGAAAVAAQGSKK, encoded by the coding sequence ATGGCTGAACCCCGCACCCTCGTCCTGCTGCGTCACGGCAACAGCGACTGGAACCAGAAGAACCTGTTCACCGGATGGGTGGACGTCGAGCTGAGCGAGCAGGGCGTCGCGGAGGGGCAGCGCGCCGGCGAGCTCCTCGCCGAGTCCGGCATCCTCCCCGACGTGCTGCACACCTCCGTCCTCATCCGCGCCATCGACACCGCCAACATCGCGCTCAAGCGCGCCGGCCGCTCGTGGATCCCCGTCCAGCGCACCTGGCGCCTCAACGAGCGCCACTACGGCGCGCTGCAGGGCAAGGACAAGGCGCAGACCCTCGCCGAGTACGGCCCCGAGCAGTTCGCCACGTGGCGCCGCTCGTTCGACGTGCCGCCGCCCCCCATCGCCGACGACGACGAGTACTCGCAGTCGCGCGACCCCCGCTACGCGGACCTCGGCGACGCCCTGCCCCGCACGGAGTGCCTCAAGGACGTCATCGAGCGGATGCTGCCCTACTGGGAGTCCGACATCCAGCCCGACCTCGCCTCCGGCCGCACGGTGCTGGTCACGGCGCACGGCAACTCGCTCCGCGCGCTCGTGAAGCACCTCGACGGGATCTCCGACGCGGACATCGCGGAGCTCAACATCCCCACCGGCATCCCGCTCGTGTACCGCCTCGACGAGGACTTCCGCCCGATCGTCCCCGGCGGCGAGTACCTCGACCCGGAGGCCGCAGCAGCGGGCGCCGCCGCCGTCGCCGCGCAGGGCAGCAAGAAGTAG